The following proteins are co-located in the Phytoactinopolyspora mesophila genome:
- a CDS encoding carbohydrate ABC transporter permease, whose amino-acid sequence MRTHQRWYVPWLFLAAGLAVVVTFILFPFFNTLTLAFTDATLLRDGRFIGLDNFRRMFDDPRFGTALLNSSLYVVFVVPFMVLLPLILATLVAGKGRLLGFFRTAYYLPVVMSVVIIGLIWTNLLDSRGLVNSLLGWLGVIERPIPFLTDRWLLLISAMFVTVWSGLGYYMVIYLAALANIDQSLYDAAAVDGAGVVRTFFHVTMPGVRTTMMLIGMFSSIAAFRVFGEVYVLTGGTGGVGGRNITMTMLIQNEGTGLQAETGYAGAISMAMFVIMGVLLLGQLWFQRRDREDA is encoded by the coding sequence CTGCGGACCCATCAGCGCTGGTATGTGCCATGGCTGTTCCTGGCGGCCGGGCTGGCCGTGGTCGTCACGTTCATTCTCTTCCCGTTCTTCAACACCCTGACGCTCGCGTTCACCGACGCCACGCTGCTGCGAGACGGGCGGTTCATCGGCCTGGACAACTTCCGGCGGATGTTCGACGACCCGCGCTTCGGCACGGCGCTGCTGAACTCGTCGCTGTACGTGGTGTTCGTCGTTCCTTTCATGGTGCTGCTGCCCTTGATCCTCGCCACGCTGGTCGCGGGGAAAGGGCGGCTGCTCGGCTTCTTCCGGACGGCGTACTACCTACCCGTCGTCATGTCGGTTGTGATCATCGGGCTGATCTGGACGAACCTGCTCGACAGCCGGGGCCTGGTCAACTCGCTGCTGGGCTGGCTCGGCGTCATCGAACGGCCCATCCCGTTCCTCACCGACCGCTGGCTGTTGCTGATCAGCGCCATGTTCGTCACCGTCTGGTCCGGCCTCGGCTACTACATGGTGATCTATCTGGCCGCGCTCGCGAACATCGATCAGTCGCTCTACGACGCAGCGGCCGTCGACGGTGCGGGCGTCGTCCGGACGTTCTTCCACGTCACGATGCCGGGAGTGCGCACGACCATGATGCTCATCGGCATGTTCTCCTCGATCGCGGCGTTCCGCGTGTTCGGCGAGGTCTATGTGCTCACCGGCGGCACCGGCGGGGTGGGCGGGCGCAACATCACCATGACCATGCTGATCCAGAACGAGGGGACGGGCCTGCAGGCCGAGACCGGGTACGCCGGCGCGATCAGCATGGCGATGTTCGTGATCATGGGGGTCCTCCTCCTCGGCCAGCTCTGGTTCCAGCGGCGTGACCGGGAGGACGCGTGA
- a CDS encoding ABC transporter substrate-binding protein, translated as MRRLTRAGLTGVAAALVLSACGVGGGDDDSADTADPGDTADPGDTGDVELSGEITFQTWNLQGGYEDYFTDLIADFEADNPETTINWIDQPAEGYQDKLSADAAAGTLPDVVDIGPEAAYTLASADILLDIAQADPGAQEAYLPKSLEAMTFDGLGGGTYGYPWYLNTGPSFFNTELFEECGLDSENLPETFDELFEQATVMADECADTPMIGRMPAIETFGMYGVELMNAEGTEFTFNNPDGVELVEHYKTLYEEGGLTEDSLNEQQTGELEGFKAGLLGWLPGSSYTLQDLRETAPDVYENVAIGPLIANAAPNMYIQSIAVNAQSENQDLAIAFARFVTNADNQFAFSQEAAIFPSAQGILDDPFFTEEDDTDDSRVRVAAAEQVEEAVVYWPPAFSAQSADYLREQIALAIQGSKSAQEALDDAADYANERLTAE; from the coding sequence ATGAGAAGGCTCACCCGCGCCGGCTTGACCGGTGTGGCCGCGGCACTCGTTCTCAGCGCTTGCGGGGTCGGCGGAGGCGACGACGACTCCGCCGACACCGCCGATCCCGGTGACACCGCCGATCCCGGTGACACCGGCGACGTCGAGCTCTCCGGTGAGATCACGTTCCAGACCTGGAATCTTCAGGGCGGCTACGAGGACTACTTCACCGACCTGATCGCCGACTTCGAGGCAGACAACCCAGAGACGACGATCAACTGGATCGACCAGCCGGCCGAGGGATACCAGGACAAGCTCTCCGCCGACGCCGCCGCCGGCACGTTGCCCGACGTCGTGGATATCGGCCCGGAGGCCGCCTACACGCTGGCCAGCGCGGACATCCTGCTCGACATCGCACAAGCCGACCCGGGAGCGCAGGAGGCCTACCTGCCGAAGTCGTTGGAGGCCATGACCTTCGACGGGCTCGGTGGCGGCACCTACGGATATCCGTGGTACCTGAACACCGGGCCGTCGTTCTTCAACACCGAACTGTTCGAGGAGTGCGGTCTCGACTCCGAGAACCTGCCGGAAACGTTCGACGAGCTCTTCGAGCAGGCCACTGTGATGGCCGACGAGTGCGCCGACACCCCGATGATCGGGCGGATGCCCGCGATCGAGACCTTCGGCATGTACGGGGTCGAACTGATGAACGCCGAAGGAACGGAATTCACGTTCAACAACCCCGACGGCGTGGAGCTCGTCGAGCACTACAAGACGCTCTACGAGGAGGGCGGGCTGACCGAGGACAGCCTCAACGAGCAGCAGACCGGCGAGCTCGAAGGCTTCAAGGCGGGTCTGCTGGGCTGGCTGCCCGGGAGCTCGTACACACTGCAGGACCTGCGCGAGACCGCGCCTGACGTGTACGAGAACGTCGCAATCGGGCCACTGATCGCGAACGCGGCGCCGAACATGTACATCCAGTCGATCGCGGTGAACGCCCAGTCAGAGAACCAGGACCTGGCCATCGCATTCGCCAGATTCGTGACCAACGCCGACAACCAGTTCGCGTTCTCGCAGGAGGCGGCCATCTTCCCGTCCGCCCAGGGCATCCTCGACGACCCGTTCTTCACCGAAGAGGACGACACCGACGACTCCCGTGTCCGGGTGGCGGCGGCGGAACAGGTCGAAGAGGCCGTCGTCTACTGGCCGCCGGCCTTCTCCGCGCAGTCGGCCGACTACCTGCGTGAGCAGATCGCCCTCGCCATCCAGGGCAGCAAGTCCGCGCAAGAGGCGCTCGACGACGCCGCGGACTACGCCAACGAGAGGCTCACGGCAGAGTGA
- a CDS encoding alpha-mannosidase encodes MHSHPQLTLERLERVLRERIAPNVHSPLAPVSLHAWQVDADGEPVPATHALGMDPIPGRARPDWAPFELGSRWAPAWGTTWFRIDGSIPDSAPPVVELVVDLGWEDHSVGGHCEALVYRPDASVVKGLHPRAGWLRLRGPGAASGIVNPDGTFTVYIEAAANPLVLGLPPFVVTDLGEKNARSFEHYQFRRAELCGFHTETWELARDLEVAGGLAAEVSPGEPRYWRLVRALDDALNALDPSAVERTAPLARAALTPVLAAPAHATAHRIAAVGHAHIDSAWLWPLRETERKVARTVANVLHLMDADPGFVYAMSSAQQYAWLEENHPDLFEPVRARVAEGRFVPVGGMWVESDAVMPTGESLVRQFTRGKRYFLDRFGIEPEEVWLPDSFGYSGALPQLARRAGFRWFLTQKISWNDTNPFPHHSFFWEGIDGTRIFTHFPPADTYAAEVTAHELRHAVTNFRDKAVSSHSLLPFGYGDGGGGPTREMLARARRFADLEGAPRVDVRNPAAFFAEAEAEIVAAGDPAVWFGELYLELHRGTLTSQIAMKQGNRRAEAMLRTAEYLAATATITTGEPYPAGELDEIWSAVLLNQFHDILPGSSISWVHREARETYQRLEERLSVLINRSARALSTDSELNPGRLVPATGRGTASWDTRRSGAAGGHETHVSTTTEGDTVLDNGLLRVTIDTTGHVPSILDLGTGRELVPPGQLLGLLQLFRDEPARWDAWDIDRHVFGLGVDLAEMTSLNAETTDDGSARVVVERRFGASWARLAYQLDPGARRLDMQCEIDWQEQEQLLKVCLPVAVRTTTARFETQYGHVERAIHDNTAWDEARYESCTHRYVHVAEPGFGVGVVNDSTYGADVSRLPNPVGGTLVRLSLLRGARFPDPDADQGRHHMRWSVVCAPDIADTINAAYDINAPELDAAPDVDPLVSLELSDGLAVIDWVKLADDGSGDVVVRIFEARGGRATGRIRWCAGLGEDATVVETDLLERPLDPSSDDLPRALHDPRHGFLELGPFQVATLRIRPSTPTPDAPPTRRSEP; translated from the coding sequence CGGTGCCCGCCACACACGCCCTCGGCATGGACCCGATCCCCGGCCGCGCGCGGCCCGATTGGGCACCGTTCGAGCTCGGCTCACGCTGGGCGCCGGCATGGGGCACGACGTGGTTCCGCATCGACGGGAGCATCCCGGACAGCGCGCCACCCGTCGTGGAGCTGGTGGTCGATCTCGGGTGGGAGGACCACTCGGTGGGCGGGCATTGTGAAGCACTCGTCTATCGCCCGGACGCGTCAGTGGTCAAAGGGCTGCACCCGCGTGCCGGCTGGCTCCGGCTGCGCGGCCCGGGAGCCGCCTCCGGCATCGTGAACCCGGACGGGACCTTCACCGTCTACATCGAGGCCGCGGCCAATCCGTTGGTTCTGGGCCTGCCGCCGTTCGTCGTCACCGATCTCGGCGAGAAGAACGCACGGAGCTTCGAGCATTATCAGTTCAGACGGGCTGAGCTCTGCGGGTTTCACACCGAGACCTGGGAGCTGGCCCGCGACCTCGAGGTGGCCGGCGGCCTGGCCGCGGAAGTCTCACCCGGCGAACCGCGGTATTGGCGGCTGGTCCGCGCGCTCGACGATGCGCTGAACGCGCTCGACCCGAGCGCCGTCGAGCGCACGGCGCCGCTCGCCCGAGCCGCCCTCACCCCGGTGCTCGCGGCGCCGGCCCACGCCACCGCGCACCGGATAGCCGCTGTTGGGCACGCGCACATCGACTCGGCGTGGCTGTGGCCGTTGCGAGAGACCGAGCGCAAGGTCGCCCGGACGGTCGCCAATGTTCTGCACCTCATGGATGCCGATCCTGGCTTCGTCTACGCCATGTCGTCGGCGCAGCAGTACGCCTGGCTGGAGGAGAACCATCCCGACCTGTTCGAGCCGGTGCGGGCCCGGGTCGCCGAAGGCAGGTTCGTGCCGGTGGGCGGCATGTGGGTGGAGTCCGACGCGGTGATGCCGACGGGTGAGTCCCTCGTCCGGCAATTCACCCGGGGGAAGCGCTACTTTCTCGACCGGTTCGGAATCGAGCCGGAAGAAGTCTGGCTACCGGACAGCTTCGGATACTCCGGCGCCCTGCCCCAGCTCGCCAGGCGAGCGGGATTCAGGTGGTTCCTCACCCAGAAGATCTCGTGGAACGACACCAACCCTTTCCCGCACCACTCGTTCTTCTGGGAGGGTATCGACGGCACGCGGATCTTCACCCACTTCCCGCCGGCCGATACCTATGCCGCTGAGGTCACCGCCCACGAACTGCGCCACGCTGTCACCAATTTCCGGGACAAGGCCGTCTCATCCCATTCGCTGCTCCCGTTCGGTTACGGCGACGGTGGCGGTGGGCCGACGCGAGAGATGCTGGCCCGGGCCCGGCGATTCGCCGACCTCGAAGGCGCTCCCCGGGTCGATGTCCGCAACCCCGCGGCGTTCTTCGCCGAGGCCGAGGCCGAGATCGTCGCCGCCGGCGATCCCGCCGTCTGGTTCGGCGAGCTCTACCTCGAGTTGCACCGCGGAACCTTGACCTCCCAGATCGCGATGAAACAGGGCAACCGCAGAGCCGAGGCCATGCTCCGCACCGCCGAATACCTGGCCGCCACGGCCACCATCACCACGGGCGAGCCCTACCCTGCCGGCGAACTCGACGAGATCTGGTCCGCAGTACTGCTCAACCAGTTCCACGACATCCTGCCCGGCTCGTCCATCTCCTGGGTACACCGGGAGGCCCGCGAGACGTACCAGCGGCTCGAAGAGCGCCTCAGTGTGCTCATCAACCGATCAGCGAGAGCTCTGAGCACCGATTCCGAGCTGAACCCGGGACGGCTCGTCCCGGCCACCGGCCGGGGTACCGCCTCGTGGGACACTCGCAGGTCCGGTGCCGCCGGTGGCCACGAGACGCACGTCTCGACGACCACCGAGGGCGACACCGTGCTCGACAATGGCCTGCTCCGGGTCACGATCGACACGACCGGGCACGTGCCGTCGATCCTCGATCTCGGCACCGGCCGCGAACTCGTGCCGCCCGGACAACTACTCGGGCTGCTGCAACTCTTCCGCGACGAACCAGCGCGCTGGGACGCCTGGGACATCGACCGGCATGTATTCGGTCTCGGTGTGGATTTGGCCGAAATGACGTCGCTCAACGCGGAAACCACTGACGACGGCTCAGCCCGGGTCGTCGTCGAACGCCGCTTCGGCGCCTCGTGGGCCCGCCTGGCCTACCAGCTCGATCCTGGCGCTCGCCGCCTCGACATGCAATGCGAGATCGACTGGCAGGAGCAAGAGCAGCTGCTCAAGGTATGCCTGCCGGTCGCCGTCCGCACCACTACCGCGCGGTTCGAAACGCAGTACGGCCACGTCGAGCGGGCAATCCATGACAACACGGCCTGGGACGAGGCGCGCTACGAGTCGTGCACCCACCGCTATGTCCATGTGGCCGAGCCTGGCTTCGGGGTGGGTGTGGTCAACGACTCCACCTACGGCGCCGACGTGTCGCGGCTACCGAACCCGGTGGGCGGCACTCTGGTGCGGCTGTCTCTCCTACGCGGGGCCAGGTTCCCGGACCCGGACGCTGACCAGGGCCGGCACCACATGCGGTGGTCCGTGGTCTGTGCACCTGACATCGCCGACACGATCAACGCGGCCTACGACATCAACGCGCCCGAGCTGGACGCGGCGCCCGACGTGGACCCGCTCGTGTCCCTCGAACTCAGTGACGGGCTTGCCGTCATCGACTGGGTCAAACTCGCCGACGACGGCTCCGGCGACGTCGTCGTCCGCATCTTCGAAGCGCGGGGTGGACGGGCCACCGGCCGGATCCGATGGTGCGCCGGCCTCGGCGAGGACGCGACCGTCGTCGAAACCGACCTGCTGGAGCGTCCCCTCGACCCGAGTTCCGACGACCTTCCGCGAGCCCTCCACGACCCTCGGCACGGGTTCTTGGAACTCGGGCCGTTCCAGGTGGCGACGCTGCGGATCCGGCCGTCCACCCCAACACCAGACGCACCGCCAACACGAAGGAGTGAACCATGA